A section of the Lutra lutra chromosome 3, mLutLut1.2, whole genome shotgun sequence genome encodes:
- the ASNSD1 gene encoding asparagine synthetase domain-containing protein 1, whose product MCGICCSVSFSVEHFSKDLKENLLYNLSRRGPSSSKQLLKSSVSYQCVFSGHVLHLRGVLTAQPVEGERGDVFLWNGEVFSGIKIEAEENDTQIMFNYLSSCKNESDILSLFSEVQGPWSFIYYQASSHYLWFGRDFFGRRSLLWHFSNLDRSFCLSSVGPQTSGVAGQWQEVPASGIFGIDLKSASISKSVVLKLYPWQSVSGENVIKECVNSLIQVSADLPTFVSVVANEAGLHLKEPVVPLNRTLRQAPLEISRGTVASVPPTRETLQMFLTDGHMKEVVQQFLEVLSLAVQRRVSCLPRDANLTPSAALETGARRANVAVLFSGGVDSMVLAALADLHVPLDEPIDLLNVAFETKEKTVLAGFNQKRKNQKSHYETPSEESSGDNAAGSGDRGADRRFGVPDRVTGRAGLKELQAANPSRIWNFIEINVSLEELQELRRARIRHLVQPLDTVLDDSIGCAVWFAARGAGWLVAHGDVGSYQSSAKVVLSGIGADEQLAGYSRHRVRFQTHGMEGLIKEIEMELGRISSRNLGRDDRVIGDHGKEARFPFLDENVVSFLNSLPVWEKADLTLPRGIGEKLILRLAAVELGLTTCALLPKRAMQFGSRIAKMEKNHEKASDKCERLQVVSLENLSSEKEMKA is encoded by the exons ATGTGTGGCATTTGTTGTTCTGTGAGCTTTTCTGTTGAGCATTTCAGCAAAGACTTGAAAGAGAATTTACTGTATAATCTTAGCCGACGGGGACCCAGTAGTAGTAAACAGTTGTTAAAGTCCAGTGTTAGCTACCAGTGTGTGTTTTCTGGGCATGTCCTTCACTTAAGAGGTGTTTTAACTGCCCAACCTGTGGAAGGTGAAAGGGGCGATGTTTTCCTGTGGAATGGAGAAGTCTTCAGTGGCATAAAGATTGAAGCTGAAGAGAATGATACTCAAATAATGTTTAATTACCTTTCCTCCTGTAAGAATGAATCTGATATTTTGTCACTCTTCTCAGAAGTCCAAGGTCCTTGGTCTTTTATATATTACCAAGCGTCTAGTCATTATCTATGGTTTGGTAGAGACTTTTTTGGTCGCCGTAGCCTGCTTTGGCATTTTAGTAATTTGGACAGGAGTTTCTGCCTCTCTTCAGTTGGCCCACAGACATCCGGAGTGGCCGGTCAGTGGCAAGAAGTTCCAGCATCTGGAATTTTCGGAATTGATCTCAAGTCTGCTTCCATTTCCAAATCTGTGGTTTTAAAATTGTACCCTTGGCAATCTGTTTCTGGGGAGAATGTTATCAAGGAGTGTGTTAATAGCCTAATTCAGGTTTCAGCAGACTTGCCAACATTTGTATCAGTGGTAGCAAATGAAGCCGGACTACATCTGAAGGAACCTGTTGTTCCTTTAAATAGGACGTTGCGGCAAGCTCCCCTTGAGATCTCTCGCGGAACCGTCGCCAGTGTCCCTCCTACGAGGGAAACGCTTCAGATGTTTCTTACTGACGGACACATGAAGGAAGTCGTTCAGCAGTTCCTCGAGGTCCTGAGTCTGGCGGTGCAGAGACGTGTCTCGTGCTTACCCAGGGATGCAAACCTGACCCCCAGTGCGGCTTTGGAAACGGGTGCCAGGAGAGCAAACGTCGCGGTCCTGTTTTCAGGGGGTGTCGATTCCATGGTTCTTGCAGCCCTCGCGGACCTCCACGTACCCCTGGATGAACCCATTGATCTTCTTAACGTGGCTTTTGAGACTAAAGAGAAGACCGTATTAGCGGGTTTTaaccaaaagaggaaaaaccagAAAAGTCATTATGAAACACCTTCCGAAGAATCCTCTGGAGATAATGCCGCTGGCAGCGGGGACAGGGGCGCTGATAGACGATTCGGTGTGCCAGATCGCGTCACAGGAAGAGCGGGACTAAAGGAGCTACAAGCCGCTAACCCTTCCCGGATTTGGAATTTCATTGAAATTAATGTTTCTCTGGAGGAACTACAAGAATTAAGAAGAGCTCGAATACGCCACTTGGTTCAGCCCTTGGATACAGTGTTGGATGACAGCATTGGCTGCGCAGTCTGGTTTGCTGCGAGAGGAGCTGGTTGGTTAGTGGCCCACGGCGACGTGGGATCCTATCAGAGCAGTGCAAAG GTGGTTCTTTCTGGAATTGGTGCTGATGAGCAGCTTGCGGGTTATTCTCGCCATCGTGTCCGCTTTCAGACACACGGAATGGAAGGATTAATTAAGGAAATTGAGATGGAACTGGGACGAATATCTTCTAGAAACCTTGGTCGTGATGACAGAGTTATTGGTGATCACGGAAAAGAAGCAAG atttcctTTTCTGGATGAAAATGTTGTCTCCTTTCTAAATTCCCTACCGGTGTGGGAAAAGGCAGACTTGACTTTGCCCCGTGGAATTGGTGAAAAACTAATTTTGCGCCTTGCAGCAGTGGAACTTGGCTTAACAACCTGTGCTCTCCTGCCAAAGCGGGCCATGCAGTTCGGATCAAGAAttgcaaaaatggaaaagaatcatGAAAAGGCATCTGATAAATGTGAAAGACTCCAAGTCGTTTCCTTAGAAAACCTTTCTAGTGAAAAGGAGATGAAAGCATAA